Proteins encoded by one window of Luteolibacter rhizosphaerae:
- a CDS encoding Tex family protein, which produces MSEVPNEAAAQHIATISKEIGVSATSVAATAKLLAEGATVPFISRYRKEATGSLDEVQIQAVRDRMLQLAELDSRRVSIIKSLEERNLLSPELKKKIDAAATLNSLEDIFAPFRPKRQTRATKAKDQGLEPLAEWLLANQSADPAEEAAKFVNTGAEVEKEKEVADANAALAGARDIIAERVTDDTALRGRVRKIYEEEATVVSKVMYGKDTDPEAAKFRDYFEWSEPFKSIPSHRMLAIRRGEKESFLIMRIEVPLERVSRIAEPEWVTGRGPAGEQVRLAVEDGCKRLLMPSMETEMRLAGKKVADETAIKVFADNFRELLLASPLGRKRTLAIDPAFRTGCKTVVLDAQGALLHHTVLYATAGSNNQLYEAAVELTAMVAKYKIEAIAIGNGTASRETEAFVRKLKLPTSIPIIMVNESGASVYSASEVAREEFPTEDVTVRGAVSIGRRLMDPLAELVKIDPKAIGVGQYQHDVDQRALKAILDDTVVSSVNAVGVELNTASKQLLAYVSGLNSALAENIVAFRTEHGGFSSRDELKKVPRLGDKAFEQAAGFLRIRDSKHPLDSSAVHPERYPLVERMAADVGCEVAELISNEAARKKIDLKKYVDGDVGLPTLQDILAELAKPGRDPRKQFELFSFAEGVDKPSDLKVGMKLPGIVTNVTAFGAFVDVGVHQDGLVHVSQLADHFIRDPNEAVKVGQKVNVTVMEVDLPRNRIGLSMKSKPDMEPRRAPGGGGGDDRNRGPRPDQRRDSRPQQGGGGNNDWFSQAMNQAKRK; this is translated from the coding sequence ATGAGTGAGGTCCCGAACGAAGCAGCCGCCCAGCACATCGCCACAATCTCCAAGGAGATCGGAGTTTCCGCCACTTCGGTAGCGGCGACGGCGAAGCTACTGGCGGAAGGCGCCACGGTTCCCTTCATTTCCCGTTACCGCAAGGAGGCCACCGGCTCGCTGGATGAAGTGCAGATCCAAGCTGTCCGCGACCGCATGTTGCAGCTCGCCGAACTCGATAGCCGGCGTGTCTCGATCATCAAATCGCTGGAAGAGCGGAATCTGCTTTCCCCGGAGCTGAAGAAGAAGATCGATGCTGCCGCGACGTTGAACTCGCTGGAGGACATCTTCGCCCCGTTCCGCCCGAAGCGCCAGACGCGTGCCACCAAGGCGAAGGATCAGGGCCTCGAACCGCTCGCCGAATGGCTGCTGGCCAACCAGAGCGCTGATCCGGCCGAAGAGGCGGCCAAGTTCGTGAACACCGGCGCGGAAGTGGAGAAGGAGAAGGAAGTGGCCGATGCCAATGCCGCCCTTGCTGGTGCCCGCGATATCATCGCCGAGCGCGTGACGGATGACACCGCGCTGCGCGGCCGGGTCCGCAAGATCTATGAGGAGGAAGCCACCGTCGTTTCCAAGGTGATGTATGGCAAGGATACCGATCCGGAGGCTGCCAAGTTCCGCGACTACTTCGAGTGGAGCGAGCCCTTCAAGAGCATCCCTTCCCACCGCATGCTGGCGATCCGCCGTGGTGAGAAGGAGAGCTTCCTGATCATGCGGATCGAAGTGCCGCTGGAGCGTGTCAGTCGCATCGCCGAGCCCGAGTGGGTGACCGGTCGCGGCCCCGCCGGTGAGCAGGTCCGCCTCGCGGTCGAGGACGGCTGCAAGCGTTTGCTGATGCCCTCGATGGAGACCGAGATGCGCTTGGCCGGGAAGAAGGTGGCCGACGAGACCGCGATCAAGGTCTTCGCCGACAACTTCCGCGAGCTGCTGCTCGCCTCGCCGCTGGGCCGCAAGCGCACGCTGGCCATCGACCCGGCCTTCCGCACCGGTTGCAAGACCGTGGTGCTGGATGCCCAGGGAGCGCTGCTTCATCACACGGTGCTCTATGCGACCGCTGGCTCGAACAACCAGCTCTACGAGGCTGCCGTCGAACTTACCGCCATGGTTGCGAAGTATAAGATCGAGGCCATCGCGATCGGCAACGGCACCGCCAGCCGCGAAACGGAAGCTTTCGTCCGCAAGCTCAAGCTGCCGACTTCGATCCCGATCATCATGGTGAACGAGTCGGGCGCGTCCGTTTACTCCGCCTCGGAAGTGGCGCGTGAGGAGTTCCCCACCGAAGACGTCACCGTGCGTGGTGCAGTGAGCATCGGCCGTCGTCTGATGGATCCGCTGGCGGAACTGGTGAAGATCGACCCGAAGGCCATTGGCGTGGGGCAGTACCAGCACGATGTCGATCAGCGCGCGTTGAAGGCGATTCTCGATGATACGGTGGTGAGCTCGGTGAACGCCGTGGGCGTGGAGCTGAACACGGCTTCAAAGCAGTTGCTCGCGTACGTCTCCGGTCTCAATTCCGCGCTGGCGGAAAACATCGTGGCCTTCCGCACCGAGCATGGCGGCTTCTCCTCGCGCGATGAACTCAAGAAGGTGCCGCGCCTCGGGGACAAAGCCTTCGAGCAAGCGGCGGGCTTCCTGCGGATCCGTGATAGCAAGCACCCGCTGGACTCTTCCGCGGTGCACCCGGAGCGCTACCCGCTGGTAGAGCGCATGGCAGCGGATGTCGGCTGCGAGGTGGCGGAGCTGATCAGCAACGAGGCCGCGCGCAAGAAGATCGACCTGAAGAAGTACGTCGATGGCGACGTCGGCCTGCCGACGCTGCAGGACATTCTCGCGGAGCTTGCGAAGCCGGGCCGCGATCCGCGCAAGCAGTTCGAGCTCTTCTCCTTCGCGGAGGGCGTCGACAAGCCCTCGGACCTCAAGGTCGGCATGAAGTTGCCGGGCATCGTCACGAACGTCACCGCCTTCGGTGCTTTCGTTGATGTGGGGGTTCACCAGGACGGTCTCGTGCACGTGAGCCAGTTGGCCGATCACTTCATCCGCGACCCCAACGAAGCGGTGAAGGTGGGTCAGAAAGTGAATGTCACTGTCATGGAAGTGGACCTGCCGCGCAACCGCATCGGCCTTTCCATGAAGTCGAAGCCGGACATGGAGCCACGCCGTGCACCGGGCGGTGGTGGTGGCGACGACCGCAACCGCGGACCGCGTCCCGACCAGCGCCGGGATTCCCGTCCGCAGCAGGGTGGGGGAGGTAACAACGACTGGTTCAGCCAAGCGATGAACCAGGCGAAGCGCAAGTAA
- a CDS encoding cysteine peptidase family C39 domain-containing protein, with product MMLSAPIVFGITFAVFVALHVGAWKLMGRLGTKARWTLGLASLLLCLPAAWFTLYYAHLLPEPPLLYELRALPFSDGFLALLGGAAGVWRYLLPKLLKTLPTACGIILLVVPFLKPVLRPIDPSQLTEHWDGDACIQSSMVTCGPASAASILRYLGDQQTTERDLAKEAWTSQSGTEAWHLAKAVKHRGFTVRFLAPDGLPDPKDLPGILGTGGAGAGHFIAVLELTPEEIVFVDPLSGKKRMSVDQFLRWTMIHPFFMSIQR from the coding sequence ATGATGCTGTCGGCACCCATCGTCTTCGGGATCACCTTCGCCGTTTTTGTGGCCCTGCATGTCGGGGCATGGAAGCTGATGGGACGGCTCGGGACCAAGGCACGCTGGACTCTCGGTTTGGCTTCGCTGCTGCTCTGCCTGCCGGCCGCGTGGTTCACGCTCTATTACGCCCATCTACTGCCGGAGCCGCCCTTGCTGTATGAGCTGCGGGCCCTGCCTTTCTCGGATGGCTTCCTCGCCCTGCTCGGCGGCGCTGCAGGAGTGTGGCGTTACCTGCTACCGAAGCTTCTCAAAACCCTGCCCACGGCCTGCGGGATCATCCTACTGGTGGTCCCCTTCCTCAAGCCGGTGCTCCGCCCGATCGATCCTTCGCAACTCACGGAGCACTGGGATGGCGATGCCTGCATCCAGAGCTCGATGGTGACCTGCGGCCCTGCGAGCGCGGCGAGCATCCTGCGCTATCTCGGCGACCAACAGACCACGGAACGGGATCTCGCGAAGGAGGCATGGACCTCGCAGAGCGGTACCGAGGCATGGCATCTGGCCAAGGCCGTGAAGCACCGCGGCTTCACGGTGCGCTTCCTCGCGCCCGATGGTCTGCCCGATCCAAAGGACCTCCCCGGAATTCTGGGCACCGGTGGCGCGGGTGCCGGTCATTTCATTGCGGTGCTCGAGCTTACCCCGGAGGAGATCGTCTTCGTGGACCCGCTGAGCGGAAAGAAGCGAATGAGCGTGGATCAGTTCCTGCGTTGGACGATGATCCACCCCTTCTTCATGTCGATCCAGCGCTAG